GTCACCAGCTCCATCTCGCGATAGAGCAGATCGAGATACGCGGCCACCGGGCCATAGGCGTTCACCACCCGGGTGTGGCAGCCGCAGAACCAGCACAGCGTGTCGCAGAACGGGATGTGGACGTAGAGCGACAGCGGCAGGCCGGGGTCGCATTCGCCCAGCCATGTCCGATAGACATCGGCGCCGATGCCGGCATGGAAATGCGGCGCCGTCGGGTAGCTCGTGTAGCGCGGCACGCGCGCCGCGAAAATGTCTTCGGGCTTTCTCATGCGCGGCGTTGTCGGCGAAGCGGCCGAGCGCGATGTTGCGCGAGGTCAAATATGCGCCACGGCACATCCCCTGCGCGACATTGCGTCATACGCAACGTCCACAATGTGGTCGCGGCGACACGCGCGATGCGCGCCTGGCGGCCGATTGATCGGGATCAACGGACGCGATGTCCCCGCCTCTAAGAACGCCTTCGCTTTATCGAAGGAGTTGTCCATGAGTCGCACACTTGCCTTTGCAGGCGCCTTGCTCGCCTGCGTCGCCGGCGCCGCGCCGGCCCTTGCCGATGACGCCGCCGACACCGGCGTCGCCGGACATTTCCAGGTCCGCCTGCGCGGCCTCGTCGTGGCGCCCGACGCGAGCGCCAAGGTGACGGTCGCCGGCAGCCCGATCGGCGGCAAGACCGACGTCACCGATTCCTTCATTCCGGAGGTCGACGGCACCTATTTCCTCACCGACCATATCGGCCTGGAACTGATTGCCGGCACGACCAAGCACGCCGTGCATCACTCGGTGGCCGGCGACGTCGGCAGCGTCTGGCTGCTGCCGCCGACCCTGACGGTGCAGTATCACTTCGATCCGACCGGTGCGATCCGCCCCTATCTCGGCGCCGGGGTGAACTACACGTTCTTCTACGACGCGCACAGCGCCGCCTATCCGCCGATCAGCTTCTCGAACAATTTCGGCTGGGCGCTGCAGGCCGGCGTCGACGTGCCGATCGGCGACAGCCCGTACTTCTTCAACATCGACGCCAAGAAGCTGTTCCTCTCGACCACCATGAAGGCTGCGGGCGGCACGATCCGGGCCAGCGCCGATCTCGATCCGTGGATCGTCGGCGCCGGCGTCGGCATCCGCTTCTGATCGGCGACGGCCGGCGATGCCCTGCTGCACGCTCATCGCGTTCCTGCTCAGCCAATGCGGCATCGCGGCCGGCGCGGTGAAGACGCGGCTGTTCGGCCCGGGCGACCCGGCCGTTCCCGCCTCGAGCTTCACCGGGCTGCGCGCGCGATGGCTGGCGCTGGCGGCGATGCTGGTGCTGGAGGGCGGCCTCGGCGCCGCGGCCGCGCCCTATGTCGCCACCGGACAGGGACGCGCGCAGGCGGCCGCATCCTTCACCGCGACCTGGCACGTCTGCTCCGTTTTCCTGCGGGGGCGCAGCGATTGATTGCGATCAATGCGGCGCGCCGCGAAGCCATCGACAAAACAGGCAATCTCCCGGGAGTGACTCCGTGACCGATACGTTCGCAACAACCGGCGCCGCGACGGTGCATGGCTGGCTGGCCTTCTGCGAAGCGGCTCGCGCAGCGCGCGCCGACGACGCTCCCGATGCATCGGACCCGGTCCGGTCCGCTCCCCAAACCCAGAAGGACGAAGGCGATGCAGACCACCGCCGTTTCTGAGCCATCCTGGCGCGCCGATCTGCTGATCCTGCCCCTGCTCGTCGCCGCGATGTTCTTCGCCGCGGTCTACGCGGCGGCGCGTTCGCACGATCCGGCGATGGTGATCCAGGCCTGGACCTTCGCGGCCTGCATGCTGGTCATCGGCGGCTGGTATCTGCGCAATTATGCGACGGGCGTGCCCGAGGAGGAGCGCGGCGGCTACCAGAACGCCGTGGTGAAGGCCGGCGTGATCGCCGCGATGTTCTGGGGCCTGGCCGGCATGCTGGTCGGCGTCGTCATCGCGCTGCAGCTCTCCTTCCCCAATCTCTTCTACTTCTCCGACTTCGGCTGGACGAATTTCGGGCGGCTGCGGCCGCTGCACACCTCGGCGGTGATCTTCGCCTTCGGCGGCAACGTGCTGATCGCGACCTCGTTCTACGTCGTGCAGCGCACGACGCGCGCGGCGCTGTTCGGCGGCTCGCTCGCCTGGTTCGTGTTCTGGGGCTACAACACCTTCATCGTGCTGGCGGGCACCGGCTACCTGCTCGGCGTCACCGAGGGCCGCGAATATGCCGAGCCCGAATGGTATGCCGACACCTGGCTCACCATCGTCTGGGTCAGCTACCTGCTGACCTTCCTCGGCACGCTGTGGAAGCGCAAAGAGCCGCACATCTACGTCGCGAACTGGTTCTATCTCGCCTTCATCGCGACCGTCGCGCTGCTGCACATCGTCAACAATTTGTCGATGCCGGTGTCGCTGCTCTCGACCAAGAGCGTCGCGCTGTTCTCCGGCGTGCAGGATGCGCTGATCCAGTGGTGGTACGGCCACAACGCGGTCGGATTCTTCCTGACCGCCGGCTTCCTCGGCATCATGTACTACTTCATCCCGAAGCGCGCCGAGCGGCCGATCTATTCCTACCGCCTCTCCATCGTGCATTTCTGGACCCTGATCTTCATCTACATCTGGGCCGGGCCGCATCACCTGCTCTACACCGCGCTGCCCGAATGGGCGCAGACGCTCGGCATGACCTTCTCGATCATCCTGTGGATGCCGAGCTGGGGCGGCATGATCAACGGGCTGATGACGCTGTCGGGCGCCTGGGACAAGCTGCGCACCGATCCGGTGCTGCGCATGCTGGTCGTCTCGGTCGCGTTCTACGGCATGAGCACCTTCGAGGGGCCCGTGATGTCGGTGAAGACGGTCAACGCGCTGTCGCACTACACCAACTGGACCATCGGGCACGTCCATTCCGGCGCGCTGGGCTGGGTCGGCTATATCAGCTTCGGCGCGCTCTACTGCCTGGTGCCGTGGCTGTGGAAGAAGAAGAAGCTCCATTCGGACTCGCTGGTCGAGTGGCACTTCTGGATCTCGACGCTCGGCATCGTGCTCTACATCACCTCGATGTGGGTGGCGGGCATCATGCAGGGCCTGATGTGGCGCGCCTATAACGACTACGGCTTCCTCGAATATTCCTTCGTCGAGGTCGTGCAGGCGATGCACCCCTATTACATCATCCGCGCCCTGGGCGGCCTGCTCTACCTGATCGGCGCCGTGATCATGGCCTACAATCTGTGGATGACGGTCCGCCGCGGCGAGCCGCTGGCCGCGGCGAAGCCGGCGCCGCTGCCCGCGAACGTCTTCCCCATCGCAGCCGCCGCGGAGATCGCGTGATGAAACACGAAGTCCTGGAACGCAACTCGATCCTGCTGCTGATCGGCATCCTGATCGTCGTCGCCATCGGCGGCGCGGTGGAGGTGGCGCCGCTGTTCTGGATCAACGGCACGGTCGAGAAGGTCGGCGGCGTGCGGCCCTACACCCCGCTCGAACTGGAGGGACGCAACATCTACATCCGCGAGGGCTGCTATGTCTGCCACAGCCAGATGATCCGCTCGCTGCGCGACGAGGTCGAGCGCTACGGCCATTACAGCCTGGCGGCGGAAAGCATGTACGACCATCCCTTCCAATGGGGCTCGGAGCGCACCGGCCCCGACCTGGCGCGGGTCGGCGGCAAATATTCCGACGAATGGCATCGCCAGCACCTGGCCGATCCGCGCGCCGTCGTGCCGGAGTCGATCATGCCGCCCTACAAATTCCTCGAGCAGACGGCGCTCGACACGCGCGACATCGCGGACCTGATGCGGGCCAACAAGGCGGTCGGCGTGCCCTACACCGCCGACGACATCGCGAATGCGCAGGCCGACCTGGAAGCGCAGGCCGATCCGAC
The nucleotide sequence above comes from Rhizomicrobium sp.. Encoded proteins:
- a CDS encoding OmpW family outer membrane protein; its protein translation is MSRTLAFAGALLACVAGAAPALADDAADTGVAGHFQVRLRGLVVAPDASAKVTVAGSPIGGKTDVTDSFIPEVDGTYFLTDHIGLELIAGTTKHAVHHSVAGDVGSVWLLPPTLTVQYHFDPTGAIRPYLGAGVNYTFFYDAHSAAYPPISFSNNFGWALQAGVDVPIGDSPYFFNIDAKKLFLSTTMKAAGGTIRASADLDPWIVGAGVGIRF
- the ccoN gene encoding cytochrome-c oxidase, cbb3-type subunit I; translated protein: MQTTAVSEPSWRADLLILPLLVAAMFFAAVYAAARSHDPAMVIQAWTFAACMLVIGGWYLRNYATGVPEEERGGYQNAVVKAGVIAAMFWGLAGMLVGVVIALQLSFPNLFYFSDFGWTNFGRLRPLHTSAVIFAFGGNVLIATSFYVVQRTTRAALFGGSLAWFVFWGYNTFIVLAGTGYLLGVTEGREYAEPEWYADTWLTIVWVSYLLTFLGTLWKRKEPHIYVANWFYLAFIATVALLHIVNNLSMPVSLLSTKSVALFSGVQDALIQWWYGHNAVGFFLTAGFLGIMYYFIPKRAERPIYSYRLSIVHFWTLIFIYIWAGPHHLLYTALPEWAQTLGMTFSIILWMPSWGGMINGLMTLSGAWDKLRTDPVLRMLVVSVAFYGMSTFEGPVMSVKTVNALSHYTNWTIGHVHSGALGWVGYISFGALYCLVPWLWKKKKLHSDSLVEWHFWISTLGIVLYITSMWVAGIMQGLMWRAYNDYGFLEYSFVEVVQAMHPYYIIRALGGLLYLIGAVIMAYNLWMTVRRGEPLAAAKPAPLPANVFPIAAAAEIA
- the ccoO gene encoding cytochrome-c oxidase, cbb3-type subunit II, giving the protein MKHEVLERNSILLLIGILIVVAIGGAVEVAPLFWINGTVEKVGGVRPYTPLELEGRNIYIREGCYVCHSQMIRSLRDEVERYGHYSLAAESMYDHPFQWGSERTGPDLARVGGKYSDEWHRQHLADPRAVVPESIMPPYKFLEQTALDTRDIADLMRANKAVGVPYTADDIANAQADLEAQADPTAAGGTKMQARYPKAQIRDFDGNPDEITEADALIAYLQVLGTMVDFKTYHADAPENRR